In Hymenobacter sublimis, a single genomic region encodes these proteins:
- a CDS encoding arabinan endo-1,5-alpha-L-arabinosidase, translated as MYSALRKCLLPLALLLTVVEARAQTAPTLIPAHDPVMAQQNGTYYMFCTGPGIAVWSSKDRKTWTREKPVFAEAPAWATQAVPGFKNNHIWAPDISFHNGVYSLFYSISAFGKNTSCIGLATNKTLDPTSKDYKWVDQGRVVQSVPGRDMWNAIDPNLIRDEAGAPWLSFGSFWEGIKLVKLRPDLTAPAQPEQWRTIAKRPRTPQLNDSLPGDGAIEAPFIFRRNGYYYLFTSFDYCCRGPQSTYKIMVGRAKAVTGPYLDKAGTPLEQGGGTQVLAGDKNWFGLGHNSVYTFDQTDYLVFHGYDAADKGRSKLRLEKLSWDAAGWPVVQP; from the coding sequence ATGTATTCAGCCCTACGAAAGTGCCTGCTACCCCTAGCTTTGCTGCTGACTGTGGTGGAGGCCCGGGCCCAAACCGCTCCGACGCTTATTCCGGCCCACGACCCAGTAATGGCCCAGCAGAATGGCACGTACTACATGTTCTGCACGGGGCCCGGCATTGCGGTGTGGTCGTCGAAGGACCGTAAGACCTGGACTCGGGAAAAGCCTGTTTTTGCTGAAGCCCCCGCCTGGGCCACCCAGGCCGTGCCAGGGTTTAAGAACAACCACATTTGGGCACCCGATATTTCGTTTCACAACGGCGTGTATTCGTTATTCTACTCGATTTCGGCCTTTGGTAAGAATACGTCCTGCATTGGGCTGGCTACCAACAAAACCCTAGACCCTACCTCCAAAGACTACAAGTGGGTAGACCAGGGCCGGGTAGTGCAGTCGGTGCCGGGGCGCGACATGTGGAACGCCATCGACCCTAACCTGATCCGCGACGAGGCGGGTGCGCCCTGGCTGTCGTTTGGCTCTTTTTGGGAAGGCATCAAGCTGGTTAAGCTCCGCCCCGACCTTACGGCCCCGGCCCAGCCTGAGCAGTGGCGCACTATTGCCAAGCGCCCCCGCACCCCTCAACTCAACGATTCCTTGCCCGGCGACGGGGCCATTGAAGCGCCTTTCATCTTCCGTCGGAACGGCTACTACTACCTCTTTACGTCCTTCGATTACTGCTGCCGAGGCCCGCAAAGCACGTATAAGATTATGGTGGGTCGCGCCAAAGCCGTTACCGGTCCTTACCTGGACAAGGCCGGCACTCCCCTGGAGCAGGGCGGCGGTACCCAGGTGCTGGCCGGCGACAAGAACTGGTTTGGCCTGGGCCATAACTCGGTGTACACCTTCGACCAGACCGATTATCTGGTTTTCCACGGCTACGACGCGGCTGACAAGGGCCGCTCCAAGCTTCGGCTGGAAAAGCTTAGCTGGGATGCAGCGGGCTGGCCGGTAGTACAACCTTAG
- the tkt gene encoding transketolase: MTNSATSPAELSVNTIRLLSVDMVQAANSGHPGLPLGAAPMAYVLFSRFLRFNPQDPKWPNRDRFVLSAGHGSALLYSLLHLYGYDLSMDDLKAFRQLHSKTPGHPESNITPGVEVTTGPLGQGFANGVGMAMAEAHLAAVYNQPGYPLMDHYTYAIVSDGDLMEGIAAEAASLAGHLKLGKLIYLYDDNDICLDGPTNLSYTEDALARFAAYGWHTQRVTDGNDLDAIEAAIRAAQQDTERPSIISVKTIIGYGSPQEGTSKVHGSPLGPDNLKKAKQFFGFDPEATFIVPEEVRTHLAEAGQHGAQLQAEWQQKTEAFRQEYPTAWELFRTSFAGELPAGWDASLPVFTAADGALATRQASGKALNALKQSVPFLFGGSADLASSNEMPTSGAVSFQPGSYEHNNIWFGVREHAMGGAMNGMAHHGGVRTYGGTFLTFSDYMRGAIRLTALAESAATFVFTHDSIGLGEDGPTHQPVEQVAALRTIPNIVVLRPADANETVESWRVALTTPKSPVVLILSRQKLPVLDPSQFGSAREGVARGAYILREAEGGQPQLLLLATGSEVALALQAQEALQEQGVAARVISMPSWELFEKQDKVYQQQVLPPTVRKRVAIEAGSPMGWHKYVTDEGTVIAMNRFGESGPGEAVLELFGFSVENVVKQAHHVLQGQPAEIEKKEVLS; the protein is encoded by the coding sequence GTGACTAACTCTGCTACTTCCCCCGCTGAACTAAGCGTGAACACCATCCGGCTGCTGTCGGTCGACATGGTACAGGCGGCCAACTCTGGGCACCCGGGCCTGCCGCTTGGGGCTGCGCCCATGGCCTACGTGCTGTTTTCCCGCTTTCTGCGCTTCAACCCCCAGGACCCTAAGTGGCCCAACCGCGACCGGTTTGTGCTGTCGGCCGGCCACGGCTCGGCCCTGCTCTACAGCCTGCTGCACCTCTACGGCTACGACTTGTCCATGGACGACTTGAAGGCCTTCCGGCAGCTGCACTCCAAAACGCCGGGCCACCCGGAGTCCAACATCACGCCGGGCGTGGAAGTCACTACTGGCCCCCTGGGTCAGGGCTTCGCCAACGGGGTGGGCATGGCCATGGCCGAGGCGCACCTGGCGGCCGTGTACAACCAGCCCGGCTACCCCCTGATGGACCACTATACCTACGCCATCGTTTCGGATGGGGACCTGATGGAGGGTATTGCGGCCGAGGCAGCCTCCCTAGCCGGCCACTTGAAGCTGGGTAAGCTCATCTACCTCTACGACGACAACGATATCTGCCTGGACGGGCCCACCAACCTTTCCTACACCGAGGATGCCCTGGCCCGCTTCGCGGCCTACGGCTGGCATACCCAGCGCGTGACCGACGGCAACGACCTGGATGCCATTGAGGCGGCCATTCGGGCGGCCCAGCAGGATACGGAGCGGCCCTCTATCATCTCGGTGAAAACCATCATTGGCTACGGCAGCCCCCAAGAAGGCACCAGCAAAGTGCACGGCTCGCCGCTGGGCCCCGACAATTTGAAAAAAGCCAAGCAGTTTTTCGGCTTCGACCCCGAAGCCACCTTTATCGTACCCGAGGAAGTACGCACGCACCTGGCCGAGGCCGGGCAGCACGGCGCACAACTTCAGGCAGAATGGCAGCAGAAAACAGAGGCGTTCCGGCAGGAGTACCCAACAGCGTGGGAACTGTTCCGAACTTCGTTTGCGGGTGAGCTGCCCGCAGGCTGGGATGCCTCGCTGCCCGTTTTTACCGCCGCCGATGGCGCCCTGGCTACCCGCCAGGCCTCGGGCAAAGCCCTGAACGCCCTGAAGCAGTCGGTACCTTTCCTGTTCGGGGGCTCCGCCGACCTGGCCAGTTCCAACGAAATGCCCACCAGCGGGGCCGTGAGCTTTCAGCCCGGCTCCTATGAGCACAACAACATTTGGTTTGGGGTGCGGGAGCACGCCATGGGCGGGGCCATGAACGGCATGGCCCACCACGGCGGTGTGCGCACTTACGGTGGCACCTTCCTGACCTTCTCCGACTACATGCGCGGCGCCATCCGCCTCACGGCCCTGGCCGAGTCGGCCGCGACGTTCGTCTTCACCCACGACAGCATCGGGCTGGGCGAGGACGGGCCCACCCACCAGCCCGTGGAGCAGGTGGCGGCCCTGCGCACCATCCCGAACATTGTGGTGCTGCGCCCCGCCGATGCCAACGAAACCGTGGAATCCTGGCGCGTGGCCCTGACTACCCCCAAGTCGCCGGTGGTACTTATTCTCTCGCGCCAGAAGCTGCCGGTGCTCGACCCAAGCCAGTTCGGCTCGGCTCGGGAGGGCGTGGCCCGCGGCGCCTACATCCTGCGCGAAGCCGAAGGCGGCCAGCCCCAGCTGCTGCTGCTGGCTACGGGCTCGGAAGTAGCGTTGGCCTTGCAAGCCCAGGAAGCGCTACAGGAACAAGGCGTGGCCGCCCGCGTAATAAGCATGCCGTCGTGGGAGCTATTTGAGAAGCAGGACAAGGTCTATCAGCAGCAGGTGCTGCCTCCCACGGTTCGCAAGCGCGTGGCTATTGAGGCCGGCTCGCCCATGGGCTGGCACAAGTACGTAACCGATGAGGGCACCGTCATTGCCATGAACCGCTTCGGCGAATCGGGGCCCGGCGAGGCGGTTTTGGAGCTGTTCGGCTTCTCGGTGGAGAATGTAGTCAAGCAGGCCCACCACGTACTGCAGGGGCAGCCCGCCGAAATTGAAAAGAAGGAAGTTCTGTCGTAA
- the tal gene encoding transaldolase, translating into MNPLVAIHDFGQSIWLDYIRRNILHNGELQRLITEDGLRGVTSNPAIFEKAIAGSDDYADDIRRLAQQGLSADQIYAELAMADVQQACDLLRPLYDHPENGGDGYVSLEVSPELVNDTEGTVAEGLHFWQTVNRPNVMIKVPATPAGLPAIRQLIAAGVNVNVTLIFSVERYRLVAEAFLAGLEDRAAAGKPIRRIDSVASFFLSRIDVLIDPQLEKLAAEGGEKGALAQSLVGQVAIASAKRAYEVFQEIFAGPRWEALRAQGAQPQRLLWASTGNKNPNYDDLKYVEALIGPNTVNTIPVETLDFYRAKGQPANRLADKQEVAVLDRLPELGLDLEALSNQLEQEGAQKFTEPFGKLMRVLEQKRQEALASTPA; encoded by the coding sequence ATGAACCCACTTGTTGCCATTCACGACTTCGGCCAGAGCATTTGGCTGGATTATATCCGTCGTAACATCCTGCACAACGGGGAGTTACAGCGCCTGATTACCGAAGATGGACTGCGGGGCGTAACCTCTAACCCCGCCATTTTCGAGAAAGCCATTGCCGGCTCCGACGACTACGCCGACGATATCCGCCGGCTGGCCCAGCAGGGCCTCTCGGCCGACCAGATTTACGCCGAGCTGGCCATGGCCGACGTGCAGCAGGCCTGCGACCTGCTGCGCCCCCTCTACGACCACCCCGAAAACGGCGGCGATGGGTACGTGAGCCTGGAAGTATCGCCGGAGCTGGTAAACGACACCGAGGGCACGGTAGCGGAAGGGCTGCACTTCTGGCAAACGGTAAACCGCCCCAACGTAATGATTAAGGTGCCTGCTACCCCGGCGGGCTTACCAGCTATTCGGCAGCTGATTGCCGCGGGCGTGAACGTCAACGTGACCCTGATTTTCAGCGTGGAGCGCTACCGTTTGGTGGCCGAAGCCTTCCTGGCGGGCCTCGAAGACCGGGCAGCGGCCGGCAAGCCCATTCGCCGGATTGATTCGGTGGCTAGCTTTTTCCTGAGCCGGATTGACGTGCTGATTGACCCCCAGCTGGAAAAGCTGGCCGCGGAAGGTGGCGAGAAAGGGGCCTTGGCGCAGAGCCTGGTGGGGCAAGTAGCTATTGCCAGCGCCAAGCGCGCCTATGAGGTATTCCAGGAAATTTTTGCTGGTCCGCGCTGGGAGGCGTTGCGGGCTCAAGGTGCCCAGCCCCAGCGCCTGCTCTGGGCCAGCACCGGCAACAAGAACCCCAATTACGACGATTTGAAGTACGTGGAAGCCCTCATCGGCCCCAACACGGTCAACACTATTCCAGTGGAAACCCTGGACTTCTACCGTGCCAAAGGTCAGCCGGCCAACCGCCTAGCCGATAAGCAGGAAGTAGCCGTGCTCGACCGGCTGCCGGAATTGGGCCTCGACCTGGAAGCCCTGAGTAACCAGTTGGAGCAGGAAGGTGCCCAGAAGTTCACGGAGCCCTTCGGCAAGCTGATGCGCGTGCTGGAGCAGAAGCGCCAAGAAGCCTTGGCCAGCACCCCGGCCTAA
- a CDS encoding MFS transporter — MAERTPVQHRVAVSALFFVAGLCFASWASRIPDIGLRLKLSEGELGQLLLALPVGSMLALPVAGWLVHTYGSRLVVLAATCLYAGFLPLLGWAGSFWSLASSLVLFGFAGNLLNISVNTQAIGVQAAYGKPIMASFHGLWSLAGFLGGAVGTLLLQWRYTPLEHFLLITGSGLLLTLLAHQRTLSLDTGPDAGGSSLRRPEPYLLRIGLIAFCGMLCEGCMFDWSGVYFQKVVQPDASLVTAGYVACMSTMALGRFISDYFTHRFGTQRMLQLSSALITLGLLLAVAWPAVVPAGVGFLLVGFGIASVTPLAYSAAGQSTTVSPGVALATVSSIGYLGFLLGPPLIGLVAEVLSLRVSFALVAGLGAAIGLLAARLKLQPTSLKVAVLP; from the coding sequence ATGGCGGAGCGTACTCCCGTCCAGCACCGGGTAGCGGTTAGCGCCCTATTTTTTGTGGCCGGTCTGTGTTTCGCCTCCTGGGCCTCCCGTATTCCCGACATCGGGCTGCGGCTGAAGCTCAGTGAGGGCGAGCTGGGCCAATTGCTGCTAGCCCTGCCCGTAGGTTCCATGCTGGCCTTGCCGGTAGCAGGCTGGTTGGTGCACACGTACGGCAGCCGACTGGTAGTGCTGGCGGCTACTTGCCTGTACGCGGGCTTTCTGCCCCTGCTGGGCTGGGCGGGCAGCTTTTGGAGTTTGGCAAGCAGTCTGGTATTGTTTGGTTTTGCAGGCAACCTGCTTAATATTTCCGTGAATACTCAGGCCATAGGCGTGCAGGCGGCCTACGGCAAACCCATCATGGCCTCCTTTCATGGGCTATGGAGTTTGGCTGGCTTTCTGGGCGGGGCCGTGGGCACCCTCCTGCTCCAGTGGCGCTACACCCCGCTCGAACACTTCCTGCTCATAACGGGTAGCGGGCTACTGCTCACCCTGCTAGCCCACCAGCGCACCCTATCTCTGGATACGGGCCCTGATGCCGGCGGCTCCAGCCTGCGCCGACCAGAGCCCTACCTGCTGCGCATCGGCCTGATTGCCTTTTGCGGGATGCTGTGCGAGGGCTGCATGTTTGACTGGAGCGGGGTGTACTTTCAGAAGGTAGTGCAGCCTGATGCTTCATTGGTTACGGCCGGGTACGTGGCGTGCATGAGCACCATGGCCCTGGGTCGCTTTATCTCCGATTATTTCACCCACCGTTTCGGTACCCAACGCATGCTGCAACTCAGCAGCGCCCTGATTACGCTCGGGTTGCTGTTAGCAGTGGCCTGGCCCGCGGTAGTGCCCGCAGGGGTAGGGTTTTTACTGGTAGGTTTTGGCATTGCCTCCGTTACGCCGCTGGCCTACAGCGCGGCCGGCCAATCCACTACGGTGTCGCCGGGTGTGGCGCTAGCTACGGTTTCTTCCATTGGCTACTTGGGATTTCTGCTGGGTCCGCCGCTGATCGGGCTAGTGGCGGAAGTCCTGAGCTTGCGCGTGTCCTTTGCTCTGGTTGCTGGGCTGGGAGCCGCTATTGGACTGTTGGCCGCTCGCCTGAAACTGCAGCCCACCTCCCTAAAGGTTGCGGTTCTGCCCTGA
- a CDS encoding SusC/RagA family TonB-linked outer membrane protein: MKKPIPKMRRATIPALLCCLPLQPALAHTVGIANESSSHQVAASRADITVSGRVVDEKGSGLPGVNVIVKGSTVGTQTDADGRFTLTAPDNGTLQFSFVGYTAQEVPISGRTSVNVALAPDSRSLSEVVVVGYLAQDRQNLTSATSSLDVKEANKTPVPTVAQQLQGRTPGVNVQGTGGPGDAPVVTIRGIGSLGLANTGPLYVIDGVWTTDPRSLNPNDIETLTVLKDASSTAVYGSSGANGVIQITTKKGRAGTPTISFNGYVGVDQARKKYNLTNASEWAQRARVAYSNAGLDILNAGQNSLSGAVPVSEGGTFDPSVDTDWQDAFLQVGRRENYNLTIGGGSVGDKSSSNFLVSGDYFHQEGIVKGPDFKRYSLRLNSGISRGRFRFQENLQFLHTDATLLNGVPFIDVLLMIPSIPVYDPTNLKGGFGVGSTRLNTFATNPVGAQELLRRTQSENRLVGNASADVSIFDFLTYRLNVGLNLHTYANVDAQKTGIIRQNTEITSASLNEFLGYDTYLMAENTLNFTKTLGENHINALVGYGVQSYRQHNVQAGAQNFTSSPRYYFELSAGTQKGAILGGSTEYGIRSFFTQATYDYKNRYLLSLSGRRDASSRFAKQNQQADFGAVSLGWRISEEDFFKSALPQINNLKLRASYGVIGNEALYDNYLPYAFVGQNINYVIGTNQQIVNGASQIRLNSPDVQWEERATKNIGFDLVTLDNRLNFSVDYYVAETRKALVEVQVPTYLGNFGGNPLQNAGSLENRGLELALGYHENKESFTYGADFTLTTVKNKVTKVAVEGQTIGGGEGPTRTQLGRGVGEFFLIPFDGIFQTQEEVNNHKSSNGTVIQAYASPGDVRYKDTNDDGKIDLADRVFVGSAIPKIQLGLNLNAGYKNFDLSLFLQSSLGNKVYNVAKRALESYNGPNNYDADVTPWSPDNPSTTTPRLLQGGGAGNLGIAAGQNSLANTTRWLESGNYLRLKNIQLGYTIPKSLTSMVPSLGSVRFYVTGTNILTFTKYTGFDPETPGTGFFSRGIDDGSYPNVRTVIGGVQLNF; the protein is encoded by the coding sequence ATGAAAAAGCCTATACCCAAGATGCGCCGGGCTACCATTCCAGCCCTGCTCTGCTGCCTACCCCTGCAGCCTGCGCTTGCCCACACCGTTGGTATTGCCAATGAATCTTCCTCTCATCAAGTTGCCGCTTCTCGCGCTGACATTACCGTGTCTGGCCGCGTGGTAGATGAAAAAGGCAGTGGGCTGCCGGGCGTGAACGTCATCGTCAAGGGCTCCACCGTAGGTACCCAAACCGATGCCGACGGCCGCTTCACGCTAACCGCCCCCGACAATGGCACGCTGCAGTTTTCCTTTGTCGGCTACACCGCTCAGGAAGTACCCATCAGCGGCCGCACTTCCGTCAATGTGGCCCTTGCTCCCGACAGCCGCAGCCTCTCGGAGGTAGTAGTGGTAGGTTACCTAGCCCAAGACCGGCAAAACCTGACCAGCGCTACTAGCAGCCTCGATGTAAAGGAAGCCAATAAAACACCCGTACCAACGGTAGCCCAGCAGTTGCAGGGCCGTACCCCTGGAGTGAACGTGCAAGGCACTGGTGGCCCCGGCGACGCGCCAGTAGTAACGATTCGCGGCATTGGTTCGCTTGGCCTAGCCAATACGGGTCCGCTCTACGTCATTGATGGTGTCTGGACTACGGATCCGCGTAGCTTGAACCCCAATGATATTGAAACCTTAACTGTACTGAAGGATGCCTCTTCAACGGCCGTTTATGGCTCTAGCGGCGCTAATGGAGTAATTCAGATTACAACTAAAAAGGGCCGGGCAGGTACACCAACCATCAGCTTTAATGGGTACGTTGGTGTAGATCAGGCGCGCAAAAAGTATAATCTCACCAACGCCAGTGAGTGGGCGCAACGCGCGCGGGTTGCTTATAGCAATGCGGGCCTCGACATTCTCAACGCAGGCCAGAACAGCTTATCGGGCGCCGTACCAGTATCGGAGGGTGGCACTTTCGACCCCAGTGTCGATACCGATTGGCAGGATGCCTTCCTTCAGGTTGGCCGCCGTGAAAACTACAATCTGACTATTGGCGGCGGTAGCGTCGGCGACAAAAGTTCTAGCAACTTTTTGGTTTCAGGAGATTATTTCCACCAGGAAGGCATTGTAAAAGGCCCTGACTTTAAGCGCTACAGTCTGCGTTTGAACTCAGGCATAAGCCGCGGCCGGTTCCGGTTTCAGGAAAATTTGCAGTTTTTGCATACCGATGCCACGCTCCTGAACGGTGTGCCGTTCATTGACGTGCTATTGATGATTCCGAGCATTCCGGTGTACGACCCTACCAACCTTAAGGGTGGCTTTGGGGTAGGCTCTACCCGCCTCAATACCTTTGCCACCAACCCGGTGGGTGCCCAGGAACTGTTGCGTCGTACTCAATCTGAAAACAGACTGGTTGGTAATGCCAGCGCCGATGTATCGATTTTCGATTTCTTGACTTACCGTTTGAACGTAGGCCTGAACCTGCACACCTATGCCAACGTGGATGCCCAGAAAACCGGCATCATCCGGCAGAACACAGAAATTACCTCGGCTTCGCTGAATGAGTTTTTAGGTTATGACACGTACCTAATGGCCGAGAATACGCTGAATTTCACCAAGACATTAGGCGAAAACCACATCAACGCGCTGGTGGGTTATGGTGTGCAGAGCTACCGCCAGCATAACGTGCAGGCAGGAGCTCAAAACTTCACCTCGTCTCCCCGGTACTACTTTGAGTTGAGTGCCGGTACCCAAAAGGGCGCAATCCTTGGCGGATCAACGGAATACGGCATCCGCTCGTTTTTCACGCAGGCTACGTACGACTATAAAAACCGCTACCTGCTCTCGCTGAGCGGACGCCGCGACGCGTCGTCGCGCTTTGCCAAGCAAAACCAGCAGGCCGATTTTGGGGCCGTCTCGCTGGGCTGGCGCATTAGCGAGGAAGATTTCTTTAAGTCGGCATTACCCCAAATCAATAACCTGAAGCTGCGGGCCAGCTACGGCGTTATCGGTAATGAAGCTCTGTATGACAACTATCTGCCCTACGCATTTGTGGGTCAGAATATTAACTACGTCATTGGCACAAACCAGCAGATCGTAAACGGAGCTTCGCAGATTCGGTTGAACAGCCCTGATGTGCAGTGGGAGGAGCGCGCTACCAAAAACATCGGCTTCGACTTGGTTACACTAGATAACCGGCTCAACTTCTCCGTTGACTACTACGTTGCCGAAACTCGCAAAGCGCTTGTCGAAGTGCAAGTGCCCACGTACCTGGGTAACTTCGGCGGTAATCCGCTGCAAAATGCAGGCAGCCTCGAGAACCGCGGTTTGGAATTGGCCCTTGGCTACCACGAGAACAAAGAATCCTTCACCTATGGCGCCGACTTTACCTTAACTACGGTGAAGAATAAGGTTACTAAGGTGGCGGTTGAAGGCCAGACGATTGGGGGCGGTGAGGGCCCTACTCGCACGCAACTTGGGCGTGGGGTAGGTGAATTCTTTCTAATTCCATTCGATGGTATTTTCCAAACGCAGGAAGAGGTAAACAACCATAAATCGTCGAACGGCACCGTTATTCAAGCGTATGCCTCGCCCGGCGACGTGCGCTATAAGGACACTAATGACGACGGTAAAATTGACCTTGCAGACCGCGTATTTGTAGGTAGTGCCATTCCTAAGATTCAATTGGGGCTAAATCTGAATGCAGGTTACAAGAACTTTGACCTGTCGCTGTTCCTGCAGTCCTCGCTTGGCAACAAAGTATATAATGTAGCCAAGCGGGCTTTGGAAAGCTACAATGGGCCTAACAACTACGATGCTGACGTAACTCCTTGGTCGCCCGATAACCCTTCGACAACGACGCCCCGACTCCTACAAGGTGGCGGAGCAGGTAACTTAGGCATTGCCGCCGGTCAAAACTCCCTAGCTAACACCACGCGGTGGCTTGAAAGCGGTAATTACTTGCGTCTCAAGAACATTCAGCTTGGCTACACCATTCCGAAAAGCCTAACCAGTATGGTACCCAGCCTAGGCTCTGTGCGCTTTTACGTGACAGGCACCAACATACTGACCTTCACCAAGTACACCGGCTTCGACCCTGAAACGCCTGGTACCGGCTTCTTTAGCCGTGGCATTGATGACGGCTCGTACCCCAACGTGCGCACGGTCATTGGTGGCGTGCAACTCAATTTCTAG
- a CDS encoding RagB/SusD family nutrient uptake outer membrane protein, which yields MKTNKLVALLCAGGLFLTTTGCEKDLLDKTNPNAPTTAEFWKTSDDAVKGVYACYSGLQQFAVYYRSWHFMAHRSDESYSQSPFVELANFTRFLTPDNNFFISSFAWNDYYRTIFRTNQVLTNVPGITMDETLKKRLLAETQFIRALSYFDLAYFFGNIPLITVESTITTRVKQGTQAEAEALIIADLLAAIPNLPLEYSAAEKGRVTKGAAQALLARVYMHQRKYSEASALFTEIINSGKYSLVPNYLDNFTDANENNSESLFEVQFTSAVLELGQGQDNAAASESHDRPNFFGPPGPTFADVQPRRWLLDEYRDSTVNFAPGSTTRHLIDPRRDVSIISNRNPERFYGKTFAEWGWNPSQQYWRKYLNDRTRTNENFTSGINHRVIRYADVLLMQAEALTELGRTADAVQLVNMVRQRPSVNLAPLTGTYTAATLRPLIRSERAKELAGEGTRWYDILRWGLMDTQAGIDELKNRDADFNNFRLGISKLLPIPQRDIDIDPGVKQNPGY from the coding sequence ATGAAAACCAATAAGCTGGTTGCGCTGCTGTGCGCTGGCGGTCTTTTTCTCACTACCACGGGCTGCGAGAAGGATTTGCTGGATAAAACTAACCCGAACGCTCCAACTACGGCTGAGTTCTGGAAAACCTCCGATGACGCCGTAAAGGGCGTGTACGCCTGTTATTCGGGCTTACAACAGTTTGCTGTTTACTACCGGAGCTGGCACTTTATGGCCCACCGCTCCGATGAATCTTACAGCCAAAGCCCATTCGTGGAGCTAGCCAATTTCACGCGCTTCCTTACTCCTGATAATAACTTTTTCATTTCGTCCTTCGCCTGGAACGACTACTATCGCACCATTTTCCGCACCAATCAGGTGCTGACCAATGTACCAGGCATTACTATGGATGAGACGTTGAAAAAACGTCTGCTGGCAGAAACGCAGTTTATTCGGGCGCTATCCTACTTCGACCTGGCTTACTTCTTCGGCAATATCCCCTTGATAACGGTCGAGTCTACGATTACTACTCGTGTTAAACAAGGAACACAAGCCGAAGCAGAAGCTCTGATTATTGCCGATCTATTAGCCGCCATTCCAAATCTACCTCTCGAATACAGCGCAGCTGAAAAAGGCCGCGTTACGAAGGGAGCAGCGCAGGCGTTACTGGCTCGCGTGTACATGCACCAGCGCAAGTACTCAGAAGCGTCCGCCTTATTTACGGAAATCATTAATTCCGGCAAATACTCACTGGTACCGAACTATCTCGACAACTTCACGGACGCCAATGAAAACAACTCTGAATCGTTGTTTGAGGTACAGTTCACAAGTGCCGTGTTAGAACTGGGCCAGGGGCAGGACAACGCCGCCGCCTCGGAAAGCCACGACCGGCCTAACTTCTTCGGCCCTCCCGGCCCTACGTTTGCCGACGTGCAGCCCCGGCGCTGGCTACTAGATGAGTACCGAGATTCGACGGTAAACTTTGCGCCCGGTAGCACCACCCGGCATCTGATTGACCCGCGCCGCGACGTAAGCATCATTAGCAACAGAAATCCGGAGCGCTTCTATGGTAAAACCTTTGCAGAATGGGGCTGGAATCCTTCTCAACAATACTGGCGCAAGTACCTTAACGACCGAACCCGCACGAACGAAAATTTCACCTCTGGCATCAACCATCGTGTAATTCGCTACGCCGATGTGCTGCTGATGCAAGCCGAAGCACTGACGGAGCTTGGCCGCACTGCCGATGCGGTGCAGCTAGTAAATATGGTGCGGCAGCGGCCTTCCGTGAATTTGGCCCCGCTTACCGGCACCTACACGGCAGCTACGTTGCGCCCACTCATCCGTAGTGAGCGGGCCAAAGAACTAGCTGGCGAAGGCACCCGCTGGTACGACATTTTACGCTGGGGCCTGATGGATACGCAGGCCGGCATTGACGAGTTAAAAAACCGCGATGCCGATTTTAACAATTTCCGCCTCGGCATCTCCAAACTGCTACCCATTCCGCAGCGCGATATTGACATTGACCCAGGTGTAAAGCAAAACCCTGGCTACTAG